One window of the Salvia miltiorrhiza cultivar Shanhuang (shh) chromosome 6, IMPLAD_Smil_shh, whole genome shotgun sequence genome contains the following:
- the LOC130988787 gene encoding uncharacterized protein LOC130988787, translated as MDMETRGRGRGRGRGRGRGRGRGIAPEQPAPQVAPNRSAMERFRKEKPPTFDGLGDPTDVEKWIRAIERIFNYIRCEDEEKIICATYQLVDEADFWWESVRRTMTDEQWENFTWDDFKAELYEKYIPGCYRQKKQNEFWNLKQRNGTVTEYDRAFNQLSRYAPHLVDTDEKRAERFRNGLRPEISISLASQGGLTYAQTLSRALTIESLLPREKGKAPAQFEHASYPNNEKGKRKWNEKDFENEKKPWTENWNQNQPQQQSTIGEKPLCLKCQKPHAGECRKGSNVCYNCGQFGHFAMACPNPRKNGGKTQQHQKHGHLANQWPSYQARIYALNQCQEAQDDENLAGMTVYLTYHL; from the coding sequence ATGGACATGGAAACAAGAGGACGTGGACGAGGAAGAGGacgtggacgaggacgaggaCGAGGACGAGGAATTGCCCCGGAGCAGCCTGCACcacaagtagcaccaaatcgtTCAGCAATGGAAAGATTTCGCAAAGAGAAGCCACCTACATTTGATGGTTTAGGCGACCCTACGGATGTCGAGAAATGGATTAGAGCAATAGAACGAATTTTTAACTACATCCGCTGTGAAGATGAAGAAAAGATAATATGCGCCACCTATCAACTCGTGGATGAAGCCGATTTTTGGTGGGAATCTGTAAGAAGAACTATGACCGATGAGCAATGGGAGAATTTCACTTGGGACGACTTTAAGGCGGAGTTATATGAAAAATACATACCTGGCTGCTATCGccaaaagaaacaaaatgaaTTCTGGAACTTGAAACAAAGAAACGGAACAGTCACAGAATATGATCGAGCTTTTAATCAATTGTCAAGGTACGCTCCACATCTAGTGGACACTGACGAAAAACGAGCAGAGAGATTCAGAAACGGGTTACGCCCCGAAATCTCAATTTCCCTAGCAAGTCAGGGAGGTCTCACTTACGCACAAACACTAAGTAGGGCTCTCACCATCGAGTCACTACTAccgagagagaaaggaaaagcACCTGCACAGTTTGAACACGCGTCATATCCAAATAATGAAAAGGGAAAACGAAAGTGGAATGAGAAAGATTTCGAAAATGAGAAGAAACCGTGGACAGAAAATTGGAATCAGAACCAGCCACAACAACAATCTACGATTGGAGAAAAACCCCTATGTCTGAAGTGTCAGAAACCCCATGCAGGTGAATGCAGGAAGGGGTCCAACGTTTGTTACAACTGCGGACAATTTGGGCACTTTGCAATGGCATGCCCAAACCCAAGGAAGAACGGGGGAAAAACCCAGCAACATCAGAAGCATGGACACTTAGCTAATCAATGGCCATCATACCAAGCTAGGATTTATGCCCTAAACCAATGTCAAGAAGCTCAAGATGATGAAAACCTAGCAGGTATGACTGTGTATCTAACATACCACTTATAG